From one Dysidea avara chromosome 9, odDysAvar1.4, whole genome shotgun sequence genomic stretch:
- the LOC136265947 gene encoding uncharacterized protein — translation MKLFQLLSTFAFISSVLAGCVDVRIEGGGCSGRLECQLEDGTWSTVCKNGLDTNAAFTACRQLGYNGDTLFIAKAGSRDYSSKLPVAICSIECSSDASSISQCTVQYNPNGCGCSHYDDVVITCHDDDDGSCNNAASDSGGLSFGGIAGTVTASLSICGCVVLLAICRVYARHSRTRQRNQTYVITQQRPRILVARVTRTTVPSGSPPPPPYTPTKPTSDYTPVPPRGYQPVATGDYTTTPTAPSSDVPSEPPPEYTPSVSTDDVPMLTVQ, via the exons ATGAAACTGTTTCAGTTGCTGTCTACTTTCGCTTTCATTTCTTCCGTTTTAGCAG GTTGTGTAGATGTACGGATTGAAGGTGGTGGTTGTTCTGGCAGACTAGAGTGTCAATTGGAAGATGGAACATGGAGCACTGTGTGTAAAAATGGGCTTGACACAAATGCTGCTTTCACAGCATGTAGGCAGTTGGGATACAATGGAGACACACTTTTTATTGCAAAAGC GGGTAGCAGAGATTATTCTTCAAAACTTCCAGTTGCTATCTGTAGCATTGAATGTAGTTCTGATGCCAGTTCTATTAGtcaatgtacagtacagtacaatcCTAATGGTTGTGGTTGTTCCCACTATGATGATGTTGTTATCACTTgccatgatgatgatgatggaagTTGTAACAATGCTGCTTCTGACAGTGGTGGCTTATCTTTTGGAGGAATCGCTGGCACTGTAACTGCAAGCTTGTCAATTTGTGGATGTGTCGTCTTGTTAGCTATTTGTCGTGTCTATGCAAGGCACTCACGTACACGACAACGGAACCAAACCTATGTCATCACTCAACAGCGTCCAAGAATATTAGTAGCCAGAGTGACTCGTACTACAGTCCCATCAGGTTCCCCACCACCTCCTCCTTACACTCCAACCAAACCCACTAGTGATTATACTCCAGTTCCACCAAGAGGTTATCAACCAGTTGCTACTGGTgactacactactacaccaaCTGCTCCATCTAGTGATGTACCATCAGAACCACCACCTGAGTATACTCCTAGTGTATCTACTGATGATGTGCCTATGTTAACTGTTCAGTGA